One Pseudodesulfovibrio alkaliphilus DNA segment encodes these proteins:
- the trsS gene encoding radical SAM (seleno)protein TrsS, producing the protein MTREPRSVCPICLAPIPAWHETLENDTGGSDTYLIKECPEHGSFRTMVWRGPPDFADWSRPKIPSQPKAPSTPVDKGCPLDCGLCAAHRQHTCTAVLDVTARCNLGCPVCFASSGADALPDLSPTVIGSLLDSIAKASGFCNIQFSGGEPTTRDDLPDLIRLARRKGFSFIQLNTNGLRIGSEPGYAAALARAGLDSVFFQFDGMDNDIYTALRGSPLLERKLAAIDSLAQAGIGVVLVPTVVPGVNDRALGAIIRFAAANSPAVRGVHFQPISYFGRFPRSPADEQRITLPEVMRQLQAQTDGALQVSDFLAPGCEHSHCSFHANYIVTGNGGLARLSAKSACCAPPEPSRPHPTSPRPASEGADKAKAFVRRQWSSPDMGQPSAQAGDDFDRFIARASTHTLAVSAMAFQDCWTMDLERLKGCCIHAVSPDGRLIPFCAYNLTSMDGTTLYRGKCRGPAAP; encoded by the coding sequence ATGACCCGCGAACCGCGAAGCGTCTGCCCGATCTGTCTGGCTCCGATTCCGGCCTGGCACGAGACCCTGGAAAACGATACCGGGGGGAGCGATACGTATCTGATCAAGGAATGCCCGGAACACGGCTCCTTTCGCACCATGGTCTGGCGCGGGCCGCCGGATTTCGCGGACTGGTCCAGGCCCAAGATTCCGTCCCAGCCCAAGGCGCCGTCAACCCCGGTGGACAAGGGATGCCCTCTGGATTGCGGCCTGTGCGCCGCCCACCGGCAGCACACCTGCACCGCCGTGCTCGACGTGACCGCTCGGTGCAATCTCGGCTGTCCGGTCTGCTTCGCCTCGTCCGGCGCGGACGCCTTGCCGGACCTGTCGCCAACCGTCATCGGCTCCCTGCTCGACAGCATCGCCAAGGCGTCAGGATTCTGCAATATTCAGTTCTCCGGTGGCGAGCCCACCACGCGGGACGACCTGCCGGACCTGATCCGCCTCGCCCGGCGCAAGGGATTTTCCTTCATCCAGCTCAACACCAATGGCCTGCGCATCGGAAGCGAGCCGGGCTATGCCGCCGCCCTGGCCAGAGCCGGGCTGGATTCGGTTTTTTTCCAGTTCGACGGCATGGACAACGACATTTACACGGCGTTGCGGGGCAGCCCCCTGCTTGAGCGCAAGCTCGCGGCCATCGATTCCCTGGCCCAGGCCGGAATCGGCGTGGTGTTGGTGCCCACTGTGGTGCCCGGTGTCAATGACCGCGCCCTTGGGGCCATCATCCGTTTCGCGGCGGCCAACTCCCCGGCCGTGCGCGGAGTCCATTTCCAGCCGATCAGCTATTTCGGCAGGTTTCCCCGATCTCCTGCCGACGAACAACGCATCACCCTGCCCGAGGTCATGCGCCAGCTCCAAGCACAGACCGACGGCGCGTTGCAGGTCTCGGACTTTCTGGCCCCAGGCTGCGAGCACTCGCACTGCTCCTTTCACGCCAACTACATCGTGACCGGCAACGGCGGATTGGCCCGGCTTTCGGCCAAGAGCGCCTGCTGTGCGCCCCCCGAGCCGTCACGCCCCCACCCGACCTCGCCCCGGCCCGCCTCCGAGGGGGCGGACAAGGCCAAGGCATTTGTCCGGCGGCAGTGGTCCTCGCCGGACATGGGGCAGCCCTCGGCTCAGGCCGGGGACGACTTCGACCGCTTCATCGCCAGAGCATCGACCCACACCCTGGCCGTGTCGGCCATGGCCTTTCAGGACTGCTGGACCATGGACCTGGAACGGCTCAAGGGCTGCTGCATCCATGCCGTGTCGCCCGACGGTCGCCTTATTCCCTTTTGCGCCTACAACCTGACCTCCATGGACGGGACCACCCTGTACCGGGGGAAGTGCCGTGGCCCTGCAGCCCCTTGA
- a CDS encoding DVU_1553 family AMP-dependent CoA ligase translates to MALQPLDLWLAHRTGLDAPPSRRRLDAWLLDRLRETVDHAQCASPFYARHLADAKSRDIATFQDFSRLPTIGPEHLRDAPEGLLCVSRDEIARVVTLRTSGTTGPAKRVFHTAEDMEATVDYFAWGMAGIAAPGDTALILMPDERPGGVARLLTQALARSGVNAAVHGVMENADAALDQCLEAEARCVVGSPAHLNLLARAGERRGLPRGRVRSVLLCWDMIPEAVVRNCTRIFGCRTFRHWGMIETGLGGAVECTPGSGLHLRETDVFLEIIDPATGQILPDGEYGEMVVTTPLRRGMPLIRYRTGDMGRILPGRCACPSPLRRLDPLIWRGTDSVDLGGRTLTLRELGQCLYALPELDDFAAGFGQGVLRILACGGRGLREAVNGALASLPAVARGLCSGALALDIQTRKHGAPAIPGLDKRRITILGGNDQ, encoded by the coding sequence GTGGCCCTGCAGCCCCTTGACCTGTGGCTGGCCCACCGCACAGGGCTTGACGCTCCCCCTTCACGAAGGAGGCTGGACGCATGGCTCCTCGACAGGCTGCGCGAGACAGTGGACCACGCCCAATGCGCCAGCCCCTTCTACGCCCGCCATCTTGCCGATGCAAAGTCGCGAGACATCGCCACGTTCCAGGATTTTTCCCGGCTGCCCACGATCGGACCGGAGCATCTGCGCGACGCGCCGGAAGGGCTGCTCTGCGTCTCCCGCGACGAAATTGCCCGGGTGGTGACGCTTCGGACTTCCGGCACCACCGGCCCGGCCAAGAGGGTCTTCCACACCGCCGAAGACATGGAGGCCACTGTCGATTACTTTGCCTGGGGCATGGCGGGCATTGCCGCGCCCGGAGACACGGCCCTGATCCTCATGCCCGACGAAAGGCCGGGCGGAGTGGCCCGCCTGTTGACCCAGGCCCTCGCCCGCAGCGGCGTGAACGCCGCTGTCCACGGCGTGATGGAAAACGCCGATGCCGCCCTGGACCAGTGCCTTGAGGCAGAAGCCCGCTGCGTGGTGGGCAGCCCTGCGCACCTGAACCTGCTCGCCCGCGCCGGAGAGCGACGCGGTCTGCCCCGGGGACGGGTGCGCTCCGTGCTCCTGTGCTGGGACATGATCCCCGAGGCCGTGGTCCGCAATTGCACACGCATATTCGGCTGCCGGACTTTTCGCCACTGGGGCATGATCGAGACCGGCCTCGGCGGTGCGGTGGAATGCACACCGGGGTCGGGTCTGCACCTGCGCGAGACAGATGTGTTCCTGGAGATCATTGACCCTGCCACCGGCCAAATTCTGCCGGACGGCGAGTACGGGGAGATGGTCGTGACCACGCCCCTTAGGCGCGGCATGCCCCTCATCCGCTACCGCACGGGCGACATGGGCCGCATTCTGCCAGGGCGGTGTGCCTGCCCAAGCCCTTTGCGCCGCCTTGATCCGCTGATATGGAGAGGAACGGACAGCGTGGACCTCGGCGGGCGAACCCTGACCCTGCGGGAGCTTGGGCAATGCCTCTACGCGCTGCCCGAACTGGACGATTTCGCGGCCGGATTCGGACAGGGCGTATTGCGCATCCTGGCCTGCGGCGGCCGCGGTCTGCGGGAAGCGGTGAACGGCGCCCTCGCCTCCCTGCCAGCCGTGGCTCGTGGACTGTGCTCTGGCGCCCTTGCATTGGACATCCAGACACGAAAACACGGCGCACCCGCCATCCCGGGCCTGGACAAGCGCCGCATAACGATCCTTGGAGGAAACGACCAATGA
- a CDS encoding pyridine nucleotide-disulfide oxidoreductase/dicluster-binding protein: MDQKELRAWEARCVQDETPRCTAACPLHVDVRTFCGLMAQRRFDKAWQTLAKVLPLPSVLARLCDAPCKAECVRKDAGGPIETGALERYCAQVAAPALPPKPLPSRRKTVAVFGGDLCGLCAAWELARRGFSVSLYCGVPGGSLLNLPESVLPQGALERELENLDKLGVDLKRDTDLTMALLDSLAESRDALFVDGDAWPAGFDNFGQPDELTLGTRRSGIFASPAGQPSPVLRAAAARRAANSVERFVQGVSMTTSRQLEGAYPSRLFTSLDNVDAAAPVCGDLCPDENAALAEARRCLQCECMECVKVCEYLKHYKQYPKVYARQIYNNASIVMGTRQANTMINSCMLCGLCEVVCPEDFSMAELCLEARRSMVERGKMPPSAHEFALRDMAFANSDACALARHAPAAESSDYLFFPGCQLTASDPDGVQAAYADLCARLGRVGLMLRCCGAPAHWAGRQAMADQSLSTLKEEWKHLSSPRIIAACPTCLNTLRQWLPEAEIVSHWSVLRAMGLPEGARSDGMVLAVGDPCAVRHDRAIREDVRTLLDRLGVDMVEPELTGELAQCCGFGGLLAEANPELGRLVAQRRADELAEDFVTYCAMCRDRIARTGKRAMHLYDLIYPGGAEPGSRPAPGYSDRRENRTRLREKLLRTLWKTDQSGAEPHEAVQVVFTDEAARLMEERRILRSDVQKVLHYGARAGAQFGHDETGRHLASWRPSTVTYWVEYEQQGEGVLVHRAWCHRMRIKGGRA; this comes from the coding sequence ATGGATCAAAAAGAACTCAGGGCGTGGGAAGCGCGATGCGTACAGGATGAGACGCCCCGGTGCACCGCCGCCTGCCCCCTGCATGTGGACGTTCGGACCTTCTGCGGCCTCATGGCCCAGCGCCGCTTCGACAAGGCCTGGCAAACCCTGGCCAAGGTCCTGCCCCTGCCTTCGGTGCTGGCACGGCTGTGCGACGCGCCCTGCAAGGCGGAATGCGTCAGAAAAGACGCGGGCGGCCCCATTGAGACAGGCGCACTGGAACGGTATTGCGCTCAGGTTGCCGCTCCCGCCTTGCCACCCAAGCCCCTGCCGTCGCGCCGCAAAACCGTGGCCGTGTTCGGCGGCGACCTCTGCGGGCTGTGCGCGGCATGGGAGTTGGCCCGGCGTGGATTCTCGGTGTCCCTGTACTGCGGCGTCCCCGGCGGCTCGCTGCTGAATCTCCCGGAAAGCGTCCTGCCTCAAGGTGCGCTGGAGCGGGAGCTGGAAAACCTTGACAAACTGGGCGTAGACCTGAAGCGGGATACGGACCTGACCATGGCCCTTCTGGACTCCCTGGCAGAGAGCCGGGACGCCCTCTTTGTGGACGGCGATGCCTGGCCCGCCGGGTTCGATAATTTCGGCCAGCCGGACGAGTTGACCCTGGGCACCCGGCGCTCCGGGATTTTCGCCAGCCCTGCAGGCCAGCCCTCGCCAGTGCTCAGGGCGGCGGCGGCGCGGCGAGCGGCCAATTCGGTCGAGCGCTTCGTCCAGGGAGTGTCCATGACCACCAGCCGTCAATTGGAAGGGGCGTACCCGTCCCGCCTGTTCACCAGCCTGGACAATGTGGACGCTGCGGCGCCCGTCTGCGGCGATCTCTGCCCTGACGAGAACGCGGCCCTCGCCGAAGCCAGGCGCTGCCTGCAATGTGAATGTATGGAGTGCGTCAAGGTTTGCGAATATCTCAAACACTACAAGCAATATCCCAAGGTGTACGCACGCCAGATATACAACAACGCCTCCATTGTCATGGGCACGCGCCAGGCCAACACCATGATCAACTCGTGCATGCTCTGCGGCCTGTGCGAAGTCGTGTGCCCCGAGGATTTCTCCATGGCCGAGCTCTGCCTTGAGGCCCGGAGGTCCATGGTCGAGCGGGGGAAAATGCCGCCGTCGGCCCACGAGTTCGCCCTGCGCGACATGGCCTTTGCCAACAGCGATGCCTGCGCACTGGCCCGTCATGCCCCGGCAGCGGAGTCCAGCGACTACCTGTTCTTCCCCGGCTGCCAGTTGACCGCTTCCGACCCGGACGGGGTGCAGGCGGCCTATGCCGACCTGTGCGCCAGACTCGGCAGAGTTGGGCTGATGCTTCGCTGCTGCGGAGCGCCCGCCCATTGGGCCGGGCGGCAGGCCATGGCGGATCAATCCCTTTCCACCCTGAAAGAGGAATGGAAGCACCTGAGCTCGCCGCGGATCATCGCGGCCTGTCCCACCTGTCTCAACACCCTCCGCCAGTGGCTGCCGGAGGCGGAAATCGTCTCGCACTGGTCGGTACTCCGGGCCATGGGCCTGCCCGAGGGCGCGAGATCCGACGGCATGGTCCTGGCCGTGGGCGACCCCTGCGCGGTCCGGCACGACAGGGCCATCCGCGAGGACGTACGCACCCTGCTCGACCGGCTGGGGGTGGACATGGTGGAGCCGGAGCTGACCGGCGAACTCGCCCAGTGCTGCGGTTTTGGCGGACTCCTGGCCGAAGCCAACCCGGAGCTTGGCCGGCTCGTGGCACAACGGCGGGCGGACGAGCTTGCCGAGGACTTCGTCACCTACTGCGCCATGTGCCGGGACAGGATTGCCCGGACGGGCAAGCGGGCCATGCACCTCTACGACCTGATCTATCCCGGCGGAGCCGAGCCCGGCTCCCGCCCGGCTCCCGGATACTCGGACAGGCGCGAAAACCGCACCCGGCTCCGCGAGAAGCTGCTGCGCACTCTATGGAAAACGGACCAGTCCGGGGCCGAACCCCACGAGGCCGTGCAGGTCGTCTTTACCGACGAGGCCGCACGCCTCATGGAGGAGCGGCGGATACTGAGGAGCGACGTACAAAAGGTGCTCCATTATGGGGCCAGGGCCGGGGCGCAGTTCGGCCACGATGAAACGGGCCGCCATCTGGCCTCGTGGCGTCCTTCGACAGTGACCTATTGGGTCGAGTACGAGCAGCAGGGCGAGGGGGTTCTGGTTCACCGCGCATGGTGTCACCGCATGCGGATCAAGGGAGGCCGGGCATGA
- a CDS encoding DVU_1555 family C-GCAxxG-C-C protein, translated as MLDDTGFRMLELAGKGYCCSQILVQLALEGMDRENPDLVRAAAGLCNGLGDCSGPCGVLTGAMLVLGLYGGKGVDHEESADGLPLMLESMRDWFAAATEAYGGTACRDILDGGCGKPDAARCGGLLTDAHAQLREILVENGLDPEQGRQLP; from the coding sequence ATGCTGGATGACACCGGCTTCAGAATGCTGGAACTGGCCGGCAAAGGGTATTGCTGCAGCCAGATCCTGGTGCAGCTCGCCCTGGAGGGAATGGACCGCGAAAACCCGGACCTTGTGCGGGCGGCCGCCGGACTGTGCAACGGCCTGGGCGACTGTTCCGGCCCTTGCGGCGTACTCACCGGGGCCATGCTCGTCCTGGGGCTTTACGGCGGCAAAGGCGTGGACCACGAGGAAAGCGCCGACGGCCTGCCCCTGATGCTCGAATCGATGCGCGACTGGTTCGCCGCAGCCACGGAGGCATATGGCGGCACCGCCTGCCGGGACATCCTTGATGGAGGCTGCGGCAAGCCCGACGCGGCCCGTTGCGGCGGTCTCCTGACCGATGCCCATGCCCAGCTACGCGAAATCCTGGTCGAAAACGGACTGGACCCGGAACAGGGACGCCAACTGCCATGA
- the trsM gene encoding DVU_1556 family methyltransferase, giving the protein MADAPLWEKPGLRAVAGNTLRPGGFSLTDRAAEGIDMLPGWRVLDVGCGLGATMHRLQARFGARAFGVEISSGQLRLAENTTGMVRASGECLPFRDGMFHAVFCECVLSLLNDRPSALRQAHRVLRPGGFLVLSDLCTQGASPPGGDSCAERAWPLPDVVQLVGNCGLHILSVEDHTPRLRELAARLAFAGERPDCPGCGGSLGYYLMIARKQEENHAG; this is encoded by the coding sequence GTGGCCGACGCCCCCCTCTGGGAAAAGCCCGGTCTACGGGCCGTTGCCGGGAACACGCTCCGCCCGGGCGGTTTTTCGCTCACCGACCGCGCCGCCGAAGGCATCGACATGCTGCCGGGATGGCGCGTCCTTGACGTAGGATGCGGCCTGGGAGCCACCATGCACCGGCTGCAAGCCCGGTTCGGGGCCAGGGCCTTTGGCGTGGAAATATCGTCGGGACAGCTCCGGCTGGCAGAGAACACCACGGGCATGGTCAGGGCGTCGGGCGAATGCCTGCCATTTCGCGATGGCATGTTCCATGCGGTTTTCTGCGAGTGCGTCCTCTCCCTGCTCAACGACCGGCCCTCGGCCCTGCGACAGGCGCATCGGGTTCTGCGGCCAGGCGGATTTTTGGTTCTGTCGGACCTCTGCACCCAAGGGGCCAGCCCACCCGGAGGCGACTCCTGCGCCGAACGCGCCTGGCCGCTGCCCGACGTGGTGCAACTGGTCGGGAACTGCGGCTTGCACATCCTGTCGGTGGAGGACCACACCCCACGGCTGCGCGAACTGGCGGCGCGGCTGGCATTTGCCGGAGAACGCCCCGATTGCCCGGGCTGCGGCGGGAGTCTCGGCTATTATTTGATGATCGCCCGCAAGCAGGAGGAGAACCATGCTGGATGA
- a CDS encoding molybdopterin-binding protein — translation MKTVPVQNAVGMVLCHDMTRIVPGESKGPAFRKGHVIAEADIPALLEIGKEHIYVLTLEEGRIHEDEAARRIARAAAGPGITLSDVSEGRINFEAVSGLLQVNVEALRRINSIEEVVLATMHDGQQITSPRAVAGTRVVPLVIDEWKIARVEAICAEYPFVVGVRPFRRHNVGLVTTGSEVFHGRIKDKFGPVIRRKFEALGSSVMGQRLTCDDPETTRVAIQAFIAEGADMVVVTGGMSVDPDDQTPTAIRSTGAKVTTYGSPTFPGVMFMAAMLDGVPILGLPGCVMYYRASIFDLVVPRLLAGVEITREDIVALAHGGFCASCDVCRYPVCPFGK, via the coding sequence ATGAAGACCGTACCAGTCCAGAATGCCGTGGGCATGGTGTTGTGCCACGACATGACGCGCATCGTCCCCGGCGAGAGCAAGGGCCCCGCCTTCAGAAAAGGACACGTCATCGCCGAGGCCGACATCCCGGCCCTCCTTGAGATCGGCAAGGAGCACATCTACGTCCTCACCCTGGAAGAAGGGAGAATCCATGAAGACGAAGCGGCAAGACGCATCGCCCGCGCCGCCGCTGGTCCCGGCATCACCTTGTCCGATGTCAGTGAGGGCCGCATCAATTTCGAGGCCGTTTCCGGCCTGCTCCAGGTGAACGTGGAGGCCCTGCGCCGCATCAACTCCATAGAGGAAGTCGTTCTGGCCACCATGCACGACGGCCAGCAGATCACCTCGCCCCGAGCCGTGGCCGGGACGCGGGTGGTGCCGCTGGTCATCGACGAGTGGAAAATCGCCCGGGTGGAGGCCATTTGCGCCGAGTATCCCTTTGTGGTGGGCGTACGCCCGTTCCGGCGGCACAATGTCGGGCTGGTGACAACGGGAAGCGAGGTGTTCCACGGCCGCATCAAGGACAAGTTCGGGCCGGTCATCCGCCGGAAATTCGAGGCGCTGGGCTCCTCAGTCATGGGCCAGCGCCTGACCTGCGACGATCCGGAAACGACCCGAGTCGCCATCCAGGCCTTCATCGCCGAAGGAGCTGACATGGTGGTGGTCACGGGGGGCATGTCCGTGGACCCCGACGACCAGACACCAACGGCCATCCGCTCCACCGGAGCCAAGGTCACAACCTACGGTTCGCCGACTTTTCCCGGCGTGATGTTCATGGCCGCCATGCTTGACGGCGTACCCATCCTCGGACTGCCCGGCTGCGTCATGTACTACAGGGCGTCGATATTTGATCTGGTGGTTCCCCGCCTGCTGGCGGGAGTGGAAATAACCCGCGAGGACATCGTGGCCCTGGCCCACGGCGGTTTTTGCGCAAGCTGTGACGTTTGCCGCTACCCTGTCTGCCCGTTCGGCAAATAA
- a CDS encoding molybdopterin-dependent aldehyde oxidoreductase gives MIKRVLQVNGVSRQVVCEPDESLANVLRQNLGLTSVKIGCGTGLCGSCTIVKDGKLSRCCRTKMKTVDDYTAITTLEGIGFPGKLHPVQLAWIAYGGAQCGFCSPGFIVSAYALLLEKQSPTRQEIRDWFEKNRNVCRCTGYKPLVDAVMAAAEVLRGEKTEDDLLFKIPEDGRIWGTKYPRPTAVAKVTGTWDFGADLALRLPAGSLHCELVQAKVSHANILSIDTSEAEAVPGVFKVVTHKDIKGKNRITGLITFPTNKGDGWDRPILCDEKVFQFGDAIAIVCAENPKAAKEGAAKVKVELEQLPEYMNAHAAMADDAIEIHPGTPNVYYIQKIAKGPDTRPIFDGADVVVEGDYYTQRQPHMPIEPDVGFAYQNEDGKLVIHSKSIGLHLHMYMIAPGLGIEPENMIMVQNPTGGTFGYKFSPTMEALVGAATLATGRPTYLNYTWYQQQTYTGKRSPQFTSVRMAATKDGKLLGMETDWTVDHGPYSEFGDLLTLRGAQFIGSGYNIPAIRGEGRTVCTNHCWGAAFRGYGGPEAEFPSEVLMDELAEKLGMDPLELRYRNVYRKGSTTPTGQDPEVYSLPEMIDKLRPKYEAARKKAAEASTDAIKRGVGVAVAVYGSGLDGPDTAEVDAALNADGTVTIFSTWGDHGQGADMGTLGTAHEALRPMKLTPDQIKLVIGDTSNAPVAGPAGGSRSQVMVGQATKNACDQLVAAMRKPDGSFRTYAEMVEEKLDLLYRGKFTAPANDCDENGQGNPFCCYMYGVFMAEVAVEVATGKATVEKMTMVADIGVVNNFLVTDGQIYGGIAQGIGLALTEDYEDIKKHSNMAGAGIPTIKDIPDDIEIIYVETPRPDGPFGASGVGEIPLCGPHPAIINAIYNACGVRIKELPAYPAKVLAGLKG, from the coding sequence ATGATTAAACGGGTTCTTCAGGTCAATGGAGTTTCAAGGCAGGTTGTCTGCGAACCGGACGAGTCGCTGGCCAACGTGCTGCGCCAGAACTTGGGGCTCACGAGCGTCAAGATCGGCTGCGGCACCGGCCTGTGCGGCAGTTGCACCATCGTCAAGGACGGCAAGCTGAGCCGCTGCTGCCGGACCAAGATGAAAACCGTGGACGACTACACTGCGATCACAACGCTGGAAGGCATCGGCTTCCCCGGCAAACTGCACCCCGTCCAGCTCGCCTGGATCGCATACGGCGGTGCCCAATGCGGTTTCTGCTCCCCGGGCTTCATCGTCTCCGCCTACGCCCTGCTTCTGGAAAAACAAAGCCCGACCCGCCAGGAGATTCGAGACTGGTTCGAAAAAAACCGCAACGTCTGCCGTTGCACCGGCTACAAACCGCTGGTTGACGCGGTCATGGCCGCCGCGGAGGTCCTGCGCGGCGAGAAGACCGAGGACGACCTGCTCTTCAAGATTCCCGAGGACGGCCGCATCTGGGGCACCAAGTACCCCCGCCCCACAGCGGTGGCCAAAGTCACAGGCACCTGGGACTTCGGCGCGGACCTGGCCCTGCGGCTGCCCGCCGGTTCCCTGCACTGCGAGCTGGTGCAGGCCAAGGTTTCCCACGCCAACATCCTGTCCATCGACACGAGCGAGGCCGAGGCCGTGCCCGGCGTGTTCAAGGTCGTGACCCACAAGGACATCAAGGGCAAGAACCGGATCACCGGCCTGATCACCTTCCCCACCAACAAGGGCGACGGTTGGGACCGGCCCATCCTGTGCGATGAGAAGGTCTTCCAGTTCGGCGATGCCATTGCCATCGTCTGCGCCGAGAACCCGAAGGCGGCCAAGGAGGGCGCGGCCAAGGTCAAGGTCGAGCTTGAGCAGCTGCCCGAGTACATGAACGCCCATGCGGCCATGGCCGACGACGCCATAGAGATCCACCCCGGTACGCCCAACGTCTACTACATCCAGAAGATTGCCAAGGGCCCGGACACCAGGCCCATCTTCGACGGTGCCGACGTGGTGGTGGAAGGCGACTACTATACCCAGCGCCAACCCCACATGCCCATTGAGCCGGATGTCGGGTTCGCCTATCAAAACGAGGACGGCAAGCTGGTCATCCACTCCAAGTCCATCGGCCTGCATCTGCACATGTACATGATCGCTCCGGGCCTCGGCATCGAGCCCGAAAACATGATCATGGTTCAAAACCCCACCGGAGGCACCTTCGGCTACAAGTTCTCGCCGACCATGGAAGCCCTGGTGGGCGCGGCCACTCTGGCCACCGGGCGCCCGACCTACCTGAACTACACCTGGTACCAGCAGCAGACCTACACCGGCAAACGCTCGCCCCAATTCACCTCGGTGCGAATGGCCGCCACCAAGGACGGCAAGCTGCTTGGCATGGAGACCGACTGGACCGTGGACCACGGCCCCTATTCCGAGTTCGGCGACCTGCTGACCCTGCGCGGGGCGCAGTTCATCGGCTCGGGCTACAACATTCCGGCCATTCGCGGCGAGGGTCGCACCGTATGCACCAACCACTGCTGGGGCGCGGCCTTCCGCGGCTACGGCGGCCCCGAGGCGGAATTCCCGTCCGAGGTGCTCATGGACGAGCTGGCCGAAAAGCTGGGCATGGACCCGCTGGAGCTGCGCTACAGGAACGTCTACCGCAAGGGTTCCACAACCCCCACGGGCCAGGACCCGGAGGTATACTCCCTGCCCGAGATGATCGACAAGCTGCGTCCGAAGTACGAGGCAGCCAGGAAGAAGGCTGCCGAAGCTTCCACCGACGCGATCAAGCGCGGTGTGGGCGTGGCCGTGGCCGTGTACGGCTCCGGCCTGGACGGCCCGGACACCGCCGAGGTGGACGCCGCCCTGAACGCCGACGGCACTGTGACCATCTTCTCCACCTGGGGCGATCACGGCCAGGGCGCGGACATGGGCACTCTGGGCACGGCCCACGAAGCCTTGCGTCCAATGAAGCTGACCCCGGACCAGATCAAACTGGTCATCGGCGACACCAGCAACGCTCCGGTGGCGGGTCCGGCGGGCGGCAGCCGCTCTCAGGTCATGGTCGGCCAGGCCACCAAGAACGCCTGCGATCAACTGGTGGCGGCCATGCGCAAGCCGGACGGCTCCTTCCGCACCTATGCCGAGATGGTGGAGGAAAAGCTGGACCTGCTCTACCGCGGCAAGTTCACGGCTCCGGCCAATGATTGCGACGAAAACGGCCAGGGCAATCCCTTCTGCTGTTACATGTACGGCGTGTTCATGGCAGAGGTGGCCGTGGAGGTCGCCACCGGCAAGGCCACGGTTGAAAAGATGACCATGGTTGCCGACATCGGCGTGGTCAACAACTTCCTGGTCACCGACGGACAGATATACGGCGGCATCGCCCAGGGTATCGGCCTGGCGCTGACCGAGGACTACGAAGACATCAAGAAACACTCCAACATGGCCGGGGCCGGCATTCCGACCATCAAGGATATCCCGGACGACATTGAGATCATCTACGTGGAGACCCCGCGCCCAGATGGTCCATTCGGTGCGTCCGGCGTCGGCGAAATCCCGCTGTGCGGGCCGCACCCGGCGATCATCAACGCCATCTACAACGCCTGCGGCGTACGCATCAAGGAACTGCCCGCGTACCCCGCAAAGGTATTGGCCGGCCTCAAGGGCTAA
- a CDS encoding DVU_1557 family redox protein, translated as MSVIKVPEADAAGWRCAACDEPLVMRPVELEYLDSLFNVELPACPRCHHVLIPEALALGKMHQVEQLLEDK; from the coding sequence ATGAGCGTCATCAAGGTACCCGAGGCCGACGCAGCAGGATGGCGGTGCGCGGCCTGCGACGAGCCCCTGGTCATGCGTCCCGTGGAGCTGGAATACCTGGATTCGCTGTTCAACGTGGAACTGCCTGCCTGCCCCAGGTGCCATCATGTGCTCATTCCCGAGGCCCTGGCCCTGGGCAAGATGCATCAAGTGGAGCAGTTGCTGGAGGACAAGTAG